The genome window TTTAAATGGTAGGGTGCTTTATGAAGAAGAAAATGGGATATTTGAGAGATACAGTTTATTTTATATCAAAAGGTTTTATGAGTTAAAGCCTGTGATTGAAGAACAACTCAAACAAATTTCACAGGAAATAAAGGAGTTGCTTGAAGATGGTTGATAATGCAGTTATATGCAAAAAATTAAGAATACTTATGAAATATTATAAAGAATTAAAAAAAATAGAAGAAGGGCTTACCTTACAAATATATTTAGATGATGTATTTAGAAGAAGGGCTATAGAAAGAGAAATTCAATTGATCGTAGAGTGCGCCACTGACATAAACAATATGATTTTAAGAAAAATAAAGGCGGAACCAGCACAAGATTAT of Clostridia bacterium contains these proteins:
- a CDS encoding DUF86 domain-containing protein yields the protein MVDNAVICKKLRILMKYYKELKKIEEGLTLQIYLDDVFRRRAIEREIQLIVECATDINNMILRKIKAEPAQDYFNSFIDLAENDVLDMDFALEIAPSTGLRNILVHEYQQIDDKIVFNSIQKVLIFYMQYIEIISKYLGC